The Phaseolus vulgaris cultivar G19833 chromosome 10, P. vulgaris v2.0, whole genome shotgun sequence DNA window gcaggagatcctagatgcggCGATCCCCAACACCTTTGCAGGGCCCAAGGCGattttcaccgggatggaggaccgcGAGGTGcacctcacggcgttccacacacaaatggtgttagtaggcggctctgacgccgcaagatgcaagctcttcatgagcactttgacaggaatggccatggattggtttatcagccttcctagcggccatatcacctcttttCAGCAGCTGTCCCAGTTGTTCAGAGGGCAATACCTGGCGAAcagggccccgccgccggtctcctacgatctgcttgatgtgaagcaataccaaggggagagtttgaaggagtatatcaaccgCTTCGGGTCCCAGGTGGTGAAAGTGGGCACGTCggaggagcccatgattgtgtatgcCTTCAGGAAAGGCGTGTGTCCCGGCCCTTTTTGCGAATCTATTATTCGCCATCGCCCaaggacttttgctgaaatCCGGTGTCGGGCAGTGGAACATATCGCCTCCGAAGGagaggtgtgcgagaagcgAACCAGCGTcatgccctcacgcccgagggcgCACACGCGGGTTCAGCCCatcagggtcaacgagacaaCGATGGGAAGGAAGAAgtcagaggggagacgcccctatgaaGCCAGAAAACCCCaaccccggggtccagcagggGGCAATCGCCCGGCTAGGGAGAGGGCaaggccggcgagatacaactttgtagtggagttgaaggacctgatcgtcgtgcctaatatagctgagaggttGAGGTGACCGACGaaaactgacaaggtgttagggccacggaaagactcttggtgcgagttccacgaggcctTTGGTCATCACATTAACAACTGCCtctcgttgggttaccagcttgatgagctggtgagaagcgCGTTTCTGAAGGATTACGTCGCAGAACCCGCCGCGATCGCCGCCCTGCCGGCGCCAACAGAGGagcaagcgcacgagatgcccgttctcggcgaggttcacaccattgctggaggttttttcggcggaggacccaccgcctcccagcgaaagaaatacgcgaggggggtcaactcgatcgaagaaaggatctcgggtgagccgtgggaatcggacctcgtgttcacgagaggggatcttcgagacgtggtgccgcatgacaatgaccccgtggtcatttcggttgtcacggctggaagaaaggtgcacagggttcttgtcgaccagggaagttcagcagacgtcatgttctggtcgacattcaacaagttacggttgtctcccgaccttttgaggccctacacagggtgcctatatgggtttgcagataaccaggtggaagtccgaggctacctggagttgaggactacgttcacggatggagagacctcgcgtaccgaaagcatccggtacttggtcgtaaacgcccactccgcctacaacattttgttgggcagaccggcgttgaataggctgaacgcagtagcctccacgcgccatatgaagatgaagctgccggacctcagcggcaaggtgatagttatcaagtcggatcagaAGGAGGCGCGGAAGTGTTAAGAAAACAGCCTCAAAACGAAGAAAAGCAtgttcatggtgtttgagcgTCCGCCCAGTGTGGACACatcgatgattgaggcgacacCCGCCGGGACAACGCCTGACGAGGCCACACCCGCGAGGGCGATGCCCGAGGTAGATACACTCATGGAGGAGGGATCTGACGAtacggcgcccgtggaagaggcggcgcccattCAGGATAATAGCAGGGATCAACAGGCGGCTAACGtcgtggagagggagattggcggcaaaacgtttaagttaAGGCGTTTGCTGAGCCAAGAAGAGCAGGAGGGGGTGGCAaaggtgatttcacgccacttggatgccttcgcatggtctgcctcggatatgcccggcatcgacccggatttcctatgtcatcacctcagcatggacgccacggtccgccccgtgcgccaaagaaggagaaagtttaacgaagagaggcagctggtggtaaaggaggaaacgcagaagctgctgagtgtcggccacatcagggagattcaataccatGAGTGGTTAGCCAACGTTGTCCTGGTGAAGAaagcgaatgggaagtggaggatgtgcgtggacttcacggacttaaataaggcgtgcccgaaggactcgtacccactacccagcatcgacgcgttggtggatagtgcatccggctgcaaggtgctaagcttcctggatgcattctcgggatacaaccagatcaaaatgcacccgagagatgagagcaaaactgcattcatgacagagacttgcagttactgctacaaggtgatgccttttgggctgaaaaacgcgggcgcgccacctaccaaaggctgatggacaaggtcctagcgcccatgttaggaaggaatgtatacgcctacgtggacgacatggtaGTGGCGTCGCAAGATAAGGAACAGCACGTGGCAgacctagaggagttgttcgtcactatatccaaatatcgcctcaaactaaaccctgagaagtgtgtcttcggggtagaggccggtaagttcctaggtttcatactcacggagaggggaatagaggcgaaccccaaCAAATGCGtagcgattatcgccatgcgaagcccgacgtcagtaaaggaagtgcagcagctgacagggcggatggcggcactCTCAAGGTTTATTTctgccgggggagagaaggggcatccatatttccagtgccttaagagaaatagtcgctttgcatggactgacgaatgcgaagcggctttcattaagttgaaagaatatctggcgacgccaccggtcctctgcaaaccggtaacaggcgtgcccctccggctgtacttcACGGCGACAAagcgggctatcagctctgtgctggtccaggagcaggaccagagtcaaaagcccatctatttcgtgagcaaggcattacaaggtgcggagacgagataccaggcgctggagaaggcagcgttagcagtggtgttttcagacaggaggctccgtcattacttccacagctttacggtggcagtgatgacaaacctccctatacagaaggtgctgcagaagcctgacgtggctggaagaatggtgcgctgggcggtggagttgtcagaattcgacatccagtatgagcctagaggatccatcaaagggcaagtgtatgcagattttgtggcagagttctcgcccggaggtgaacaagaggtggaggtgggctcacagtggttgctcttagttgatggctcttccaaccaacaagggagtggtgcgggaatagtcttagAGGGACCCAATgacgtgctgattgagcaagctctgcgcttcgcctttaaggcaagtaataatcaggctgaatACGAAGCTCTGATCGCAGGattgctcctggccaaggagatgggcgcgcagaaccttttggtgaaaagcgattcccagtAGATTActgggcaggtgtcgggtgagttccaggcgaaagacccgcagatggcggcgtatctgaaatacgtccaactattgaagggagcatttaacgctcttgagctgatacatgtcccaagggagcagaatgccagagccgacctgcttgccaagctggccagctcaggcaaggggggtagacagaggacaatgatccaagagacgctcaaagctccgcgtaaattcgtggaagataacagggtggatgtcctccagatctgTACGTCAAGAGGGAGTCCAAGGAGCCatcgctctttgacccaagatacgttgaagacgccccgcatcagcacatacgcggacacgcccgaagAAGGAAGGCTGTACCGTCCTggaagtcggaagtgatgacgtggcaccaagctacagcgTAGGtatgttgacaaggcgccagatccgcagaagggaaggaagtcgggggggggggggggggggctcgtgtagtcgccagttgatAAGTTGGCATGCTCCGACCTCCAGCATACCAGGATGGGCGACCACATGATTGgcgatcgccagaacaagcacatcgccgaagatgaaggtgatgcagattttgaaggcggccggcgagaccacagggaaggtgtacgagagtgccctaactcgccaattccagtagaagatcgcactcccaagttagctatgcactgggcagtaccatgcataagtaacttagccaaatgagagtagaatcagcgcccaagtcaaggagcctccagatgatggcacgtgtacagttggatgcgagccacgtgtccaagtctgtaactgccaggagagagaaagccaccaggtatataagagttcttaacaaactttctgaggtacgcacgttcagattacactctttacgcttgcgagttctagagcacactgtgagagagatATTGCACGGATCCTTGAGATTtcttcttgctcttagtatttggtggttctgtcactgacttgggcgttggagtgcgatcggccgcagcggcgccgctctgttcttttgcaggttcttgaggtagatcttggggaaggacggaggtttgaagcggtgcacacgacgatcctttgacgaggcagtttctagcgttctggtcaacaggcaagATCAAaggcagatgcaggtatgtgcCCTAGCCGAAGGATCATcaggtgcccaccgtggggccgtgtaaaacttgctcccatccacaacgtgagttcttggaggttttcgaggtttctgcgtggttgtgtgctggtgcaaccatcgttcgctgtttgcttgagatttgttcggtgaattcgcgttctacaccgttcgtttgggttttcgatcggtgaagtgaggttttcctgctgtttacgcgtatTTCGTTCGTtggagtttgagttctttcgctcgtttggttgtccgtgGGAGAGaggtggtttctggtgaagttgtggttttctttgaaggtttacggtgttcttgagtccTCTCGCGCCGTTTCGCACatttttctccgattgatcgctgaattgATCGTGGCTGAAGTGTCATTCGCTGCactctgtgattcgctgaatttcatgagaaaaatgagaagcaatcgctcaagcccggttgcgcccgtcgctgctgaaggcgccgctgccatgaccatggcacagatggcggagatgatgcgttcgttgcaggcaactgtggaagcctcgcgcatcgaacaggcgagaatgcatgaggacctggtcgcctctcgcgccaggaatgaggagctcagcaaggtgactgaggagctgcgtcaagcccttcaggagcagcaagggcgttctacCGCTGAAGAGGTTgtgccgtcgtcgccacctcgtgtttttcccatgccttttattcaggcgatcactgacacgcctattcctgcaagcgtggttccggttaaggctgttttcaccggcgtggaggatcctgaagctcatctcaccacgttccatatgcagatgatgctgtcagggggatcagacgccgtgtactgcaagatgttcgtgagtacgctccaggggacggcgttggagtggttcgtgagcctgcctaacggccacgtaaccaattttcaacagttctcgaagattttcgtcgagcagtacatcgtgaataaggcgccgcccagggtgtcttatgacctgttcgacatcaggcagtaccagggagagtccctcagagactacctgaatcgctttggagcgcagatggtcagatcgccggctaaagatgaagaaatgctggtctatgcattcaagaagggcgtgctgccgggaccattctgcgaggccttgatcagggctcaccctgcgacgtttgctgaagtcaggcgacttgcggtggctcacatcgccgacgagagtgaggtcgccgagaagagaggaagcgtggctcccgctaggccacatgcccagaccaggatctagccgcagagggtgctggagacagcggcggcggccaggaaggaccagaggactcgccatccttatgataggaggaacaaggggaggggccagggacgccagcaaccagcacgccgggaatacaatcgcccgcctaagcacaagtttgtcatgggactggcggatctgatcgccattcccaatatatctgctaggttgaaagcgcctgagaaggtgggcgataaggtgctggggtcaaagccagacgcctggtgtgagtttcaccaaggctttggccacactttggactcgtgtttgtccttgggatatcagctcgacgatctggttaagagcggtttcctaaatgactacctgctggatagaaggacggggggcgcatcgagctcccagccagcgggtggagaagcccagcagcacgagatgcctatccacggggagatccacaccattgcaggaggcttctcgggtggtggatgcaccgcatcgcagaggaagaagtgcCAAcactattttcagtgcttgaggcgcaacaacaagtttgtttggacgaaggagtgcgaggaagccttcgtcaagctgaaggaatatctggcgagcccgccggttttgtgtaaaccgctggcggggatccctctcaggttgtattttgctgtaactgagagggcggtgagtgcggtgctcgcccaagaccaagatcaggctcagaagcatatttattttgtgagtaaggtgctgcagggcccagaaatgagatatcaggccctagagAAAGCTGCATTGGCAgtagtattttcggcgaggagattgcgccactacttccatagcttcaccatactggtgatgactgacctgcccatccagaaggttttgaagaagcccgacgttgcgggaaagatggtgaagtgggcagtagagttgtcggagtttgatatcaaatatgagccccgaggcccgatcaaggggcagatcttcgcagatttcgtggttgagctttCATCAGAGGCGACACGAGtagaaggggacgacttccgttgggtgctctcggtggatggatcgtcgaaccagcagggtagcggtgctggagtcattttagaaggacccaacggcgtgttgatcgaacaatctttgaggtttgccttcaaagccagcaacaaccaagcggagtatgaggcgctgatcgccgggattctgctggctaaggagatgggggccagggtgctaatggctaagagtgactcgctgctagtcacagggcaagtaacaggcgagttccaggctaaagatccacaaatggcggcttacttggagtatgtgcaggaattgaagagttcctttgcctcctttgaagtggtgcatgtgcccagagagc harbors:
- the LOC137817811 gene encoding uncharacterized protein; the protein is MATTRRGTARAAGEEMSMQQVLEIKRGLQDDMAESKIEQERMQADLDASHVRNEELRRVNEELRRGLRNNQRQRENEEMEHLTPPREFSTPFSQEILDAAIPNTFAGPKAIFTGMEDREVHLTAFHTQMVLVGGSDAARCKLFMSTLTGMAMDWFISLPSGHITSFQQLSQLFRGQYLANRAPPPVSYDLLDVKQYQGESLKEYINRFGSQVVKVGTSEEPMIVYAFRKGVCPGPFCESIIRHRPRTFAEIRCRAVEHIASEGEVCEKRTSVMPSRPRAHTRVQPIRVNETTMGRKKSEGRRPYEARKPQPRGPAGGNRPARERARPARYNFVVELKDLIVVPNIAERLR